The Cervus elaphus chromosome 12, mCerEla1.1, whole genome shotgun sequence genome includes a region encoding these proteins:
- the LOC122705208 gene encoding olfactory receptor 4K15-like isoform X2 yields the protein MNETNHSRVTEFVLLGLSNSQELQPFLFLIFSLLYLAILLGNFLIILTVSSDSRLHTPMYFLLANLSFIDICVASFATPKMIADFLVECKTISFNACLAQIFFVHLFTGSEMVILVSMAYDRYVAICKPLRYMTVMSRHVCIVLVLISWCVGFIHTTSQLAFTVHLPFCGPNQVDSFFYDLPLVTKLACIDTYVVSLLIVADSGFLSLSSFLLLVLSYTVILITVRSRSSASMAKARSTLTAHITVVTLFFGPCIFIYVWPFSGYSVDKVLAVFYTIFTPILNPVIYTLRNKEMKAAMSKLRNHYPRPQKGSDL from the exons ATGAATGAGACAAATCATTCTCGGGTGACTGAATTTGTGTTGCTGGGACTGTCTAATTCCCAGGAGCTCCAACCTTTcttgtttctcatattttcacTGCTCTACCTAGCAATACTGCTGGGCAATTTTCTCATCATCCTCACTGTGAGCTCAGATTCCCGCCTTCATACCCCTATGTACTTTCTGCTCGCAAACCTCTCTTTTATAGATATATGTGTTGCCTCCTTTGCTACCCCCAAAATGATTGCAGACTTTTTGGTTGAATGCAAGACTATATCTTTCAATGCTTGTCTGGCCCAAAttttttttgttcatcttttcactGGCAGTGAGATGGTGATTCTTGTATCCATGGCTTATGATCGTTACGTTGCTATATGCAAACCTCTTCGCTATATGACAGTCATGAGCCGCCATGTATGTATTGTTCTTGTACTCATCTCCTGGTGTGTGGGTTTCATCCATACTACTAGCCAACTGGCTTTTACTGTCCACTTGCCTTTTTGTGGGCCTAATCAAGTGGatagctttttctatgacctCCCTCTGGTGACTAAGTTGGCCTGCATCGACACTTATGTTGTCAGCCTACTAATAGTTGCAGACAGTGGCTTTCTTTCTTTGAGTTCCTTCCTCCTGTTGGTTCTTTCCTACACTGTGATACTCATCACAGTTAGGAGCCGCTCCTCTGCTAGCATGGCCAAGGCCCGCTCCACGCTGACTGCTCACATCACTGTGGTCACACTCTTCTTCGGACCGTGCATCTTCATCTACGTGTGGCCCTTTAGTGGTTATTCCGTTGACAAAGTCCTTGCAGTGTTCTACACCATCTTTACTCCCATTTTAAACCCAGTTATCTATACTCTaaggaataaagaaatgaaggcaGCCATGTCAAAACTGAGGA ATCACTATCCAAGGCCTCAGAAAGGGTCTGATTTATGA
- the LOC122705208 gene encoding olfactory receptor 4K15-like isoform X1 has product MLSTLIDICFSHIQVTKEKSFPKSMNETNHSRVTEFVLLGLSNSQELQPFLFLIFSLLYLAILLGNFLIILTVSSDSRLHTPMYFLLANLSFIDICVASFATPKMIADFLVECKTISFNACLAQIFFVHLFTGSEMVILVSMAYDRYVAICKPLRYMTVMSRHVCIVLVLISWCVGFIHTTSQLAFTVHLPFCGPNQVDSFFYDLPLVTKLACIDTYVVSLLIVADSGFLSLSSFLLLVLSYTVILITVRSRSSASMAKARSTLTAHITVVTLFFGPCIFIYVWPFSGYSVDKVLAVFYTIFTPILNPVIYTLRNKEMKAAMSKLRSRYLKSGQVLRS; this is encoded by the coding sequence ATGCTCAGTACACTGATTGATATCTGTTTCTCTCACATTCAGGTGACTAAAGAGAAGTCCTTTCCAAAGTCAATGAATGAGACAAATCATTCTCGGGTGACTGAATTTGTGTTGCTGGGACTGTCTAATTCCCAGGAGCTCCAACCTTTcttgtttctcatattttcacTGCTCTACCTAGCAATACTGCTGGGCAATTTTCTCATCATCCTCACTGTGAGCTCAGATTCCCGCCTTCATACCCCTATGTACTTTCTGCTCGCAAACCTCTCTTTTATAGATATATGTGTTGCCTCCTTTGCTACCCCCAAAATGATTGCAGACTTTTTGGTTGAATGCAAGACTATATCTTTCAATGCTTGTCTGGCCCAAAttttttttgttcatcttttcactGGCAGTGAGATGGTGATTCTTGTATCCATGGCTTATGATCGTTACGTTGCTATATGCAAACCTCTTCGCTATATGACAGTCATGAGCCGCCATGTATGTATTGTTCTTGTACTCATCTCCTGGTGTGTGGGTTTCATCCATACTACTAGCCAACTGGCTTTTACTGTCCACTTGCCTTTTTGTGGGCCTAATCAAGTGGatagctttttctatgacctCCCTCTGGTGACTAAGTTGGCCTGCATCGACACTTATGTTGTCAGCCTACTAATAGTTGCAGACAGTGGCTTTCTTTCTTTGAGTTCCTTCCTCCTGTTGGTTCTTTCCTACACTGTGATACTCATCACAGTTAGGAGCCGCTCCTCTGCTAGCATGGCCAAGGCCCGCTCCACGCTGACTGCTCACATCACTGTGGTCACACTCTTCTTCGGACCGTGCATCTTCATCTACGTGTGGCCCTTTAGTGGTTATTCCGTTGACAAAGTCCTTGCAGTGTTCTACACCATCTTTACTCCCATTTTAAACCCAGTTATCTATACTCTaaggaataaagaaatgaaggcaGCCATGTCAAAACTGAGGAGTCGCTATCTGAAGTCTGGCCAGGTTCTGCGGTCATAA